ATGGATTCCAACTCCAGCGATTGCGAACCCTCTTTGCACATGCTAATGCTCCCTCTATTCTCCAGTGCATTAGCATAAGCTATATAAAGCCCTTGAAAGTCTGCTGAAGTGCGATTTTGGCTTCGATGGATAGTTAATATGGTATCTTGCAAGCCATAAATGTCATTACATTGCTTGGAGACAAGTTTAAAGTTTGTGGGGGCTAGCTGGGAAGGAGCAGAAGTGACGGGAACATGCCTGCGGTCGGCGATATAAGCTTTCTGTAAACCTAAGGCGACTTCAGTTTTTCCTAAAGAAGGCATGAGTTCACTTAGAAGGTGTTTTCCTGGGAGGGTTAGCTGTCGGGTGAATGCTTTGGCTTGTTTGGGCCAAAGGATGCGTTGTGTGGACCTTTCGTAGGTAAGATAGAGGAAGCTTAGTCTGAAGGGGATGGAAGTAAAGGTATAGGCACGGACAACCTTTAATTCATTTCCAAGCAGTTCCAGCTGCTCGCCAAACTTTTGTCCTTTGCCATCTGCCAGCGCAGCTAGGGCACCATCCATGTACTGCATGAGTTTATGGATTTGGTGCAGGCGTGATTCCATAGCGTCGCATTGTACCATTCCCAGGACTAACTTTTCCATGTCATCTACAGATAGGTATTTTGCTATTCTGATTGTGCTAAGGTCTTCATCAAGGATGGCTTGTCGCAGCTCTTTAAGCGAAGTATGTGGTAGAAAAGGCATTTCAGGTGGATTCAAAACTTTTTCCAGAGCAGCCTTATGAGCAGAGAATTCTCGCTCCATGTCATGATTAAATGCGAAGGCAAATGTAAAGGCTTCCCATAGTTGTTCTGATCCTTTGAATTTGTTCTGGGAGGGGATGCGGTTTTGCCGGGTGTAGTATTTTATCAAGCTATCATTGATATGTTTGAGCTTAATTTTCTCAGCGTCGGATGCGTTTCTAGGGGTGGAGAAAAGGGTGAAAATAGTTTCTTGAGGATCGTTAAAAGGAACTTCTTCGAATGCTATGCCGTAAATAGTTTTGAGGAATGCATCCACTTCTTGGTCATAGGCATCGACAGAATTTAAGGAAGAGGGTGGGGCCCAATAACGCTGCGGAGGGTTGTACTCTGCCGGGTCTATTTCTTTTCTGTTATAGAGGGATAAAGCTATTTTTCCTGTAAGTTGGGCTATGTTAAGGCTAAGAGTACGAGGATTTACTATAACCAAGGGATTAACTCCAGCCTTCTCCAGTTGAAAACTTAAGAGGGGAAAAAGGATTTCTTTTGTAATAAATAGAAGTTGGTTATCGGTATATTGAGACTTCAAAATACTATCTAGAAATTTTTTAAAACCATTCAGTCTATACTCATAGTTCTTTTCACCGACTCCACCGGGTTTCTTATTAAGCCATTGTTGCAAATTTTCTACGGGAGATTGATTTATCGGGAAGTTTGTAATAATGACTAAAATATGGATGAGTAAGCGAGAGGCATCAGACCAACCGCTTTTATTTAGTTGGAGTAGCTTTTTGAGCTTTGGGTAGTCATTTTTTGTTCTTTTTTGTGCGATCTCATAATAAGCACAGAAGGATGGAATTAGATTTTTTCTGAAACCTGCCTGGGTTAAATCAGCTTGGGGAGGATGCTTTAAAATGTCTGTAAAAAGATCCTTATAAATATCTGTCTTAAGATGTGCGTTAGTGAGAATTTCCGAAATATACTTGCTCCAGAGGTTATCCATACTGCTGGGATGATGTATTGAATCTAGTTTTTGCTTAGGAATAGGAAAAGAACGGTTGTATACATCAGCTACGAATCTAATATATTTTTGGTTGGAGGATTCTTCGATTGAGTATTTCTTATTGAGGGCTATAATCCTTTCAGACAGTTTTGGAGATAGATTCAAAACATATAGGATTGTTTCCGGAGGCAGCGAAGAGAGTTCGGAATTGAACTCAGTGCTTATACCGCCTTTATGCAGATAATAATTAAGGCTATTGATGATGAAGCTATAGAGTGCCCATTCCTCCATATCAGAGAGATTCATGCTATTTTGTTTGAGTTGTAGATCACTCAAGTCTTTGAGCGATAGGATAGAGAAGAGAGCCGTAAATGGTCCTGTATAGTCGTTCTTCGGAATGGATTTTTGGCAATAGAGGTGTTGGTTCATTCCCAAAGCTGCCAGCAGCTTCATCCGAATGGAACCATACCCTTCTATGCTTCCCGGAATGGTGAGCAACGCAGAAAGCTCTGTTAGAATGGACAGGGGAAGTGGGCCTTGACGGCTGAGGTGAATCAATTTATCACAAAGGACCTGGGCTTGTTTGAGGTTGCCTTGGAGAAGGTATAAATTCAAAGCGTAAGCAAGGGAAAATGGATTATCGCTATTAAGGTGTTCGCTTTCGTCCAATTCAAATAAAAGAAATTTACTGGTGCTGCTCGATCTGTTGATCCATTTGAAGAATTCAAAAACCTCCTCTCTTAACTGCAGATAGTCTTTCAGTCTGTTAAGGACAGAGCTTACGATCTGTCCGCTATCGACGACAATCACGTATCTGCGGCCATGAACATTCTCCAGGCCCAAAAATAAAGAAAGCCCTTTCTGGCCTTCGAAGTATGTATCGGAGAGAAAATATTTTGTTCCCTCCAATATTATAAACCCTTTGGCCCTTCTTCCATGTACTTCTACGGTGACCAATAATTTGTAGTCTAGGAGGTAGATATATTTTAAAGCCTTTGTTTCGGCATCACACCAGCACTCGATAGTATTAAGTGAGGTAAAGCGGAGGATAGGCTGGATCAGATGAGAGAAATGGTGAGGATCTACAGGGATCAGATTTTGACCGTGTAAATGGATGTTAAGGATGGTTTGGGAATCATTTTTTTGTGCATCTATAACTACCTGCCTATCCTTATCAATGCGGAGTACTTTATGGGAATGGGGAGCGTCTTCCAGAAAGACTTCCGTGGGGAAACTTCCCATCAAACCCTCTAGACCGGGTGATGGAACATAATTGAAGCAGGATAGATACCATTTGCCTTCGATGAGTACTTTTTTCGTATATCCCAAGATATCGGGTGATTTTTCAAAAATGCAATCGCCTTGCTCGGATAATAATTGGCCGGTATCAGTTATTGTAAAATTTTGGCGGGGGTGATTTCTAGCTATAGTTTCAGTAAAGAGCGCTTCAGGCTTTAAGTCTGCACCAAAGTGATAAATTGAACCGCAAGGTAGGACAATAAAGAAATTTTTGCTTTTTATTATTCTTACGGGTTGTCCATTATTATAAGTATAGGAACTATAAGAGAATTTCTGGGGCTTTTCCGGAGCTTCCGGATGGAATAAGGTGACAATCTCTTGCCCTATGGAGTTAGCAAAGGCAGGTTTATTCAAAAAAGCCGTTATAACAGTATTCCAGCGTACCATTTTAATACAAATGTCTGCGTGAGTTCTGGAAGAATTCTTTCTGAAGTGAGTAAGAAGGAGGGACCGCGCGCCTTCACGTTGTTCGTCTTCGCTTAACTCGTCCGGATTATCGGGTAGGGAAAAAGCAAGCAGGATCCATGCTTTCCTATATTTCCGAGGATAGGAGTTTACCATATTGTAGAGAATATCCTTAAAAGGAGGGAAAGTTAAAGCATGGTCGAACTTAAAAATAGGTTCTAAATTTTGAAGTCTGAGTCCCAATAAAATCCATTCAAAGACCCACTTTGATTTTATCTTTATCAAACGTTGGATGCTGTCCCCAATTATTTGCAGTGCGCGCTGAGCAGAGTCGTATGTGAGAAAGGAATAATCGAGTCCGGGGCATTTAAGAAATATTTCAAAGAATTCGTAAGCATGAGAGGGGAGACGTTCATAGTAATCAAAGTGTAGTTGGAGTAACTCCAATGATCTTAAAAAGCTGTCTTTTTGTTTAATGTCTACAAGGCTGTAATCCATAGTGTTGATGTGAGCGAATGAGGATTCCATGACACTATGCTGCGTATGACCAATTTCTAACGTATCTTCTAATGTTCCAGGATTAGATTTATTGTTTGCATAAGGTAAAAATCGGTCATTATCGCATAGGGAGAAATCGATGTTTGCTCTGCTCGACTCTGGGCTATTCCAGGGGAGTATAGGTTTATGATAGGTTGTAATTCTTGGTAAATTTCCATAGGATTCTTGGGAGTTTGCAATCCAGACCTGTCTTTTGAGCAAAGCAAACGTTCTTGGAATGGGGGAATATTCCTCGTTAAGGATGTGCGACTCATTTTCCAGCAGTAGAAGAGCCTCCACTTCATTTTGAGGGGTAAATCGTTTTGAAGGGCAAGAAGGAAATAGGGAAGATGCCGGCCTGCCATTCATAAGTTTCTTGTAATATTGCCCTTCTATAGAATCCACGACAGTACGGCGCTTGGGGAAGGCTCCACTTGTAAAATAGAAGAGAGAGTTTTCTTGGTAATATTTTACTTGCGGATTTTGGGTAAAACGGCCTTTTTTCAGTGTTTTCGTATCAATCTTGGGTAAAAAATAAGCGACGAGGTTTTTGAACCTTGCCACTTGATCGGCTGAAATTAATGCTTTCTGACTCTTATAGATGTTAAGGAGCGGCAAAGCATAGATGGGGGTGTCGCCCAGCAGCGGATCGCAGCGACGGGCTAATTTATCCAAAATAGCAAGGGAGCTGTAGTTTGCGATGGTGGAGAAGTTAGATTTACTAAAGTAGCCATTTAGGGTGGTATCATCGAAGTTATTAATATAAGAAGTTACTTCAGAAATATATTCCATCAATTCTTCGGGGTTTTCTACATCGTCCCAAATACATTTTTGATGGAGTGTAGGGATCGGCCAATCAAATAAAGTGTTTAGCGCGTAAAAGGTGGCGTTAATGGAACCGGGCGATTCCGATTTTTTACTTCTTAGATTAATATTTTTTAACTTTTTTATCACTGCAATGAAATAGGGATGAACACTTTCTGCATTTAGTGGAAAGGGGGTAGGAGGTTCTTCGATAAATACGGTTTTGAATTTGGAATAGACGGATATATCTTCGAGAGGAGAGTAGGAATGGATCGTTTGCACAGGAGTGGATTTTAACACTGCGGGTACTAATAGATCAGGAGTTAAGTCTAGAGTTAGCTTGGGGCGGGGATCAATATATGCTGTGAGTTGTTTCACGTGTGTTTGCAGAAGAAGCCGTGTTTCTTCGATGGACTTTAAGCCTTCTTCGCCTATAGCTTTAGACAGTATCCAGATAACAAGACCGAAAGCAGCTCTTTTAAAGAAAGATTCAAGGTAATCGATGGCAGAGCAGTACCACTCCCTGACGGGAGAGGGAAGGTAGCTGGATATAAAATAGTGGACCGCTTTGGTGTACTGAAAAAAGCGGTATTCTGTGGCATGCTGATTGGAAATCCCAATAGCAGCCCTATAAGTGTTATAGGCAAGATTAGAATACAGCCGCTGTAAAGAATCTTGCAGCCAGCCTTTACCTTCATTCTTGGTAGGAAGTTCCTCAAAGTTTTCGTCGAAGAAATCCTTTTCCACAATGCTTAAAAGCTGTTCTGTATCAGTCCCGAAGACCTTGACTATCAGTGTTTTTGCCTCTTGCCATTTTTCTGGGGTAATATTCCACTTTTTCAAATGAGATTTAACTTTTATTAAAAGATCAGGCGGCAACAAGGATTTTTTAATGGCGCTATTATCTAAAGCCTTTTTCAGCTGTTGCTTTTCAAATAGGATCCATTGCTGTGTATTTTGCAATTGGAGTAATTCTTGAGCGGTAATTAGGTCTTTATTTTTTTCTGCCAGCTCTTGCATTGAAAGGACTAACCTTTCCAGATAACTCAAAGTCATTTCAGAGGGACGGATTTTACCGTCTGCGTCCTTAATGCTATGGGAGTACCCTAGAAAGATTTCCTTCACAATTGTGTATTTTTGTAGGAAGGGGGTTGTGGAAGGTTTGATCATAGCAAGAGCAAATTCCCATAAATCAGCGAGAGATGTGGTAGAAGGTATAGACATGCCTGCGATGGATGTGGGAGGAAGCTCTAGGGCTTGAAGAACGCCATTGTAAAAGTCTTTTGGGGATGAGATTTTCTTGGGGTTGATTAAAGGCTCAAAGGTATGTGAAACGACTGCAAAAAGGAACTCCTGATTCAGTTTGCTTAGAGGAATATTTTCGTAGCATAATGGCCAAATAATATTTTCTGTAGAGTGTTCAGAGGGGTGATAGATCAATGCGTTGCCGACGCCGTAGATTTTCAAGCTGACTGAGCTGTTTTCACTACCTTCAAATTCTAGCCAGATCGTCCCTTGTCCTAAGATATGCTCTAAACCAATGGCTTCCAGAAGGTAAGGGGGGATGATTTTCTGTATAGACTGAACAAGGCCTTGTGTAGAGTGATCCAATATGTCCACACTCTGATTCAGAAAAGGTAAAAGCACTGTACAAAGTTTGTCTTCAATTTCTTTAAGCTTTTTAGGCATTTTTTCTGGGGAAGACAAGTCAGTAATATTTGCTTGCACCCACTCAATCATATCCTTAGCTGTTCCGGAGGGGAGAATGAGCAAGCAAGCCTGTATCAAGCCATTCTTAGCTAATGCATTTAAGCCTTCTGAATAGATGGTAGGGAGCTCGTCCGTAATTTCAGGAGGGAATCTATGCGCTTCATTGGGAAAAAGAAGGGATATGCCCGGCTCTTTCAAACTTTCTGCTAATAAAGGCAGCTCTTTGCCAAACTCTGTAAGCTGATTATGGATAAGGTTTCTGACAAAATCTTCCGGTTGGGAAATTTCTGAAACAGTTTTTTGGATATCACTCCATTCGGCCGGCAGATTTACTGCCAGGGCAGGGGGGAGGTGGTTTAAAGCGCGTAACAGCTCAAAGGAGGTGCCACTCTGTCTGCCGCCGGAGCAAAAAAGCCATTTCTCACCCGGTTTTAAATCATGAATTCGACTCGTTATAGACTGAGCTAATTTTCCCAAGCTTGTGACGTTGTCAGAGTTATCGTCGTGTGCTTGAGTGATGATTTGCTGTTTGAAATCGGCCCTTTGATTTAGGGCGGACTTTATTTTGTCAATAAAGGGACGCGACGTAGGAGAGTATTCTGCTAACAAATCCCATACCGAGGAAGAGGGCGAAGTAGATAGGTTTAACCAGTCTTTGACTGTATCTTCATTGATGGGTGAATTTGTATGCCTCTGTGCGATAAATAGGCTTTGGCTGCATAAGAAATCGCGGTGAAGTTCAATATTTTGTGTATTAAGGATGGGTTGGGGTGCTGCGATGCTTGCCGGCTGAGAAAGGAGGAATAAGGCTTTACGTAAGTGGAACGAAATTCCGTCGCAGGCAGGATCTCTTTGCTGCAGGTGGGAAAAAGCAGTGATGACAAGATCTTTGATTTTCTCAGCTGCAGGTGTGCTGAATACATAGGAATAAGCCCAGAGTGAGATCCTTCCGTGCAGAGAGGTGCGTTCGACAAGGCTTGATCCCCAAAGGGAGGGGGCAAACATGTCATTAATAACCCATTCCACTGAATTTTCTGGATTAAATCGGCTATTAATTTGTTGTAGAATAGAGGATGCGTCTTCAATTAACATATTAATATTTTAAAATAACAATATTAATATCCCGTAAAGAATTGATGCTGTAAGAATGGGAAAACATTTTTTTATTTATTTTGTTTCTGTATCGTTGGGTCTCTCAATATACTCCCACTGATCATAATCGATAAATTCCCAAATTTCATCTGTTTTACTTAAGATCTTTGTGAGTATTGTGGAAATAATCTTCAAATCTGCATTCTCCTGGTAATCTTTTCGAAGGAAAAAAACCTTTTCTAATATTTTTTTAGCATCATTAATGTCCCGAGATGTGATTACTTTAACCATCCAATCTAAGGAGTTAATTTTTTCTTCTAATAAGGTTAATTTATCATGAAAGACATTAATTAAAGGATTTCTGATTCTTTCTTTATCTGTATCTTTGACTAAATTTAAGGTTCTTTCTACTACAGTGGTGATAGCTGAAAGTTGAGATAGTATAGATTGAATCTCATTGGTTTCTAAATCAGATATTGAATTTGTTATTAATTTAATTGCATCTCTACAAGCGATTTTATCTAACTCATTCTGAGGTTTTAAGCCTTGCAAATGTACTAGTGCTGCATGAGCGAGAGGATCCTTATAATCTGTAATGGGGTTACCTTGGTAATATGCTAGGAGTTGGGAAGGATTCATTTCTTTGAAGAGTTCTATCGAAACAAGATTAGGTGTTAACCGTTTAACCACTTCTAAAGGTAATTTTTTTATATAATGAAATGTCTTCTCACCACCTTTTGCTGCTACCAATAAAGCTGTTATATGTTCCTGGTTTAATGCTTTTATTTGAGCTTCTGTAAGGTCCTCCAATAATCTATCGCCATATTCTTTGAAAAAATCTGCATGTACGTAATTAAGGGCTTCGGAGGGCGGTGCAAGAACCGACAAATGATCTAATTCTTTAATGAAGATTTCATAAGGTAATTTTTTTAGATAATGAAATGTCTTCCCACCAGCTGCTGCTACCAATAAAGCTGTTATTTGTTCCTGGTTTAATGCTTTTATTTGAGCTTCTGTAAGGTCTTCCAATAATCTAACGCCATGTTCTTTAAAAAAGTCTGGATGGACGTATTGAATAACTTCGGAGGGCAGTGCAAGAACCGACAAATGATCTAAATCTTCATTGAAGATTTCATATTTTGATGCAATTGCATCATAGAAATTTAATTCATCATTTTCCATATTTTGATGCATTTCACCACGGAATTGCATGAGGTAGTGTTGTTTCAATTGCTGAAGCACCTCACCTTCTTTTCTCGTTAAATCTCCTTTTTGAAGAATCGCATCCGTGGATTGTAGGAGCGTATGAATAGGGGATTGGTATCTGGACTCTACTTTTGTATTCTGCATGAAGGCTTCAATAGGGTGGATGGAGGTGTTATTGAATTCATGAAAATAGCTGAAGAGTTGATCCTTACTTTCGCTGGTAAGTAAGTTAATAAAACTTTGTGGGGATACGCGTTGAATAATGTCCTTCGCTGTTAGACCCTTGTAAAGGAAGAAAAATAGGATGTTAAGGTCATCTTCCTTCAAATGTTTAAATTTTATTTGCAGTTCATGTTTTGTATTTTCAGGAAGTCCATCTAAAAACGTGTTGAGCTTGGCACTAAGAAATTTTTTATAGAGAAATTCTGCGGTAACTTCCGTATTATTAGGAGAGTGAAGCTTTACAAGGCTATCGTGAATTCCGGGATTATGTTTGATGTATTTAATGATTAGTGCGGCATGGTGGGTATTGTAAAGAGTAGAATTCATTAAATTTTGAGGAGACTCTATCGTCGCGTTTGGATGTGATAATGGGGGGGCGTTTCTTCGCAAGGAATTCATTTCCTCAAATTGTGCGGCGCAAAGGGACGCTAACTGTTGTTTGGCTAATATTTGCTGCCTTTGGGTTTGTCTTTCAGTGGCGCTACTAGATAATGGAGGAATCGTGGGCCTTAAGCGTCTATATTCTAGATATGTCCCTAAAGGCCTAGCCTTAGGCTCATTTTGTAGATGATGGTACATTAGAAAAGTGGCTGTCCGTGTATATCCGTCAGCACATTGGACTGCAACGTTGGATCCGTATTTCTTTCCCATCACGTCACGGACATTTTTGTCTAAAGTCCTTAAGGCAACAAGGTCGGGCGGTGAATTTTCTTCCCAGTTATTCAACCGGAAAATGCGATATTCTTTGGTAGATCCATCAGGGCGCGTCACCTCTATGCGAATGCGGTTAATGCTAGCTACATTCTCCCAAGCACCAACTACATCATACGTCCGGTTCTTGATGAGCTTAACAGTAGTTTCTCCAAAGATCTTTTTTTCTCCTTCCTTCTCGGGAAGAAGAGAAAACCGTTGCATTTTAGTCTCAAAATCACCTTTGAGGTCAACAATAATGCTAGTATCCCCTGCTTCTAAGGCATCAAAATACGCTTCAACCTGCCGGTCATTTTTTGGAGCGGCTGAGGCAATATAATTGTTCTTACCCAGGGCAACAGTCTGTAAATTTAACTTGCCTAAATGAGATCTGTCGGGTTGACCCAGTTGCATGGCATGTGCATCTATTCGATTGAAAAAGTCATTATTGTTAATAGTTAGATTCGAAAAGACAACGTTATAGTCACCTTGTCTAAGAGCATTTTTAACTTCATTATCTACTAGTTTTGGTTTGACGAAAAAGTAGTTAGATATCTCGTCATTTTTAGCTTCCTTACAAAATTTCATAATGGATTTTTCAAAGTTTTTATTATCGCCTTTGATGGCGAATACTTGTGATTTGATCCATAATTTTCGTAGAGAAGGCGATTGAAGGGAAATATTTTCCAGTTCGTCATAGCGGGCACAGAATCGAGCAAATTCAGGGCCTTTAGATTTTATCAGTTTTTTTATGGGGATGCTTCCTAGAAGATATTTTTCAATTTCTTCAGGACCCGAGAGATTTAGCTTGCCGGCTTTCTTGGATACATCCTCTAGGATAGTTTTCCATACTACTTCTGCTTGATTAGGCTGATTATGGATAATATGCTCTTTAACTTTGTTCCAATTTGTCTTTTTGACCCCAAAAGCATCTAGATTGTATTCAATATCCATAATGTGGTCTTTGAGTCTTTTCTCTATGGAAGGTGTTTCAGATAAACTACTGTGCGCTTTTAGGTAGGTATTGAATTGGCCCAGCATTGCTTTTTCAGCAAACTGGATATTATTTTTATATTCGTTAACGCTTCCCCAGATGCGAGTATATATATTTCTTACAATGGAGCGTTTCTTATTAATAATACGGTCTTCTTGAGTACGCAGAAAATCGTATGCCCTTAACAATTGTTTCATTGCTTTCAGGTCGCCGGGATGGCTTTTCAAGTATTCGCCGCTTTCGTGGATAATTTCAACGGCAGCTCTCGTGGTGGCAACGTTGATGCGTCGATGTTCTGGTTGGCTATCTAAATGTTTATTTCCCTCAGTTAGGTATTTTCTTGCGACGATGGTATTCCCTTTTCCCATTTTAAAGGCACTGTCCTCTCCGGTAGCAATAGTATTCTTTGCTGCGTCATAAAAGTTGGGGAAATTTTTATAATCCTTTACAGGCGGAAAACTCATATAATCCTCATGTTTTACTCATACTTTGCAAAAAAGGTGCCAGATTTTATTTTTTGTCATACTACGGCTACTTTTAATGCTATAATGGCTTCTTTTAATGAGATTAAATCAGCATCATCAGGTGTCTTTTCAAGATGCTTACTTACTTTATTCTCAAGTTTTTCGAGCTCGGCGAGAGCTTTATCATCTTTGTTTAAAAGAACTAGGCGTGACAAAGAATCATAAAAGATTTTAAACATCCCCCCTTCTTTTGTTTCTGAAAGGATATTGTTTATGCCACGTGCCTGTGGATTATTATGTAAAGATTTGTGAGTGTTATAAATTAAAGTGAGCATTCTAGTGAGGTTCTGTGCAGGGTGGGTTGATGCTTTCATAGTATCCGCTTCGCGTTGAATACGGTCTGTCGCGCCTTTCTGCCCCGGAAGAGATAAGATCAGATAACGGTAAACATTTTCCGGTTTTTGAAATCTATTCATTGCGTAGTGATCTATATTGGCGAGGAATTCTTCCGCTTTTTCAGGACTTAGCGATGCAATAACATGACGATAGATTTGATCCAGAGTTTCTCTGGGGACTTCATGCATATTGAGATGTTGAAGTTGGGGAAAAAGTTGGGCTGCGTGGTCTTGGGAAAGACCATGTTCTTTAATATAGCCTAGAATATGCTTTGGATTTAATTTTATATCTAACAGTTCAAAATGTTGTCGGGCAAAGGCTTCAGGAGTCATGCCTTTGTAGTTGATGGATGCTAAATCCTCCCACTGCTTGTCCTCTAATCTGTCAGCCTGCTCTGGGGTTAAGGCGGTAATCTGGGTTTCACTTAAACGTTCAATATTAAGATGGCGGATATTCTCTAATTTTATGAGGGAGATCAGTTCAGGTCCTAGAAGCCGGGCTTTATCGCTAGTAAAAAGTTGTTTTAAGGTTTCAGGATCATTTAACTTGTCTTTATTTTCTTGTAGGATTTGATGTACAAGTTCTTCACGGGCTTCGTGGAGAATAGAAGTCTTAGGTTGTTCTGCTTCAACTACTGCCCAATCGCTATCGTCAGCATCTAGAGCTACCGGTTCTCTCTTTTGTGGAAGTGGTGGAGTATGCTTTGTGAGTTTTTCAAGTTCTTGAAGTCCGGGAAGGTAGTGATTAGGACCTACTTCTTTTAACCAATCGCGGACAAGATTAAAGTTAGCACCCTGCGGAAAATGCCTTTTAAAGGTTTCCGGATTCCGTACAATAGTAAGGGGGGAATGCTGGGCCAATATTTCTAAGTCTTTATATGTTGTGTTATAGGATAAGACATATTGCAAACGGTTAAGTTCATCCGGTTTTAATTTTGAAATTTCATTTCTAATTTCTTTTTTTGCAGCCTCGTTAAGGCCTTCTAGAAATTTGCTAATATTGTTCTTAAGATCTTGCCGTATTTTTGCAGCAATTTCTTTGTCGCTTGCTTTGGGAGTGGATGTATGGATGCTTTTTTCGTCTTCTATAGAAAGCGGCAGGAGACTTCTTAAACGATTAAAATCATCCGGATTACTTATGAAGTATTCCTGAACAGCTTGAAGCGGCTTGCTGCGCGTTAATAGGTCATGGGTGATGGAATCTAATGCAGGGGTTTTGGAAACATCGTCGAACAGAAATTTTTCTACTTCCTTGGTGGTTTTAAATTGTCCGTCGGTTTGGACTCTGATTTCAGCTAAGATGTTATTCCATATTCTGTGGGCATCGGGGCGTCTGTCTTGCGCTAAGGCAAGCTTCAGCTCCTTCCAATCTTCGGTGGGGATATTGAATTTCTTTAACG
This portion of the Parachlamydiales bacterium genome encodes:
- a CDS encoding protein-tyrosine phosphatase family protein — encoded protein: MSFPPVKDYKNFPNFYDAAKNTIATGEDSAFKMGKGNTIVARKYLTEGNKHLDSQPEHRRINVATTRAAVEIIHESGEYLKSHPGDLKAMKQLLRAYDFLRTQEDRIINKKRSIVRNIYTRIWGSVNEYKNNIQFAEKAMLGQFNTYLKAHSSLSETPSIEKRLKDHIMDIEYNLDAFGVKKTNWNKVKEHIIHNQPNQAEVVWKTILEDVSKKAGKLNLSGPEEIEKYLLGSIPIKKLIKSKGPEFARFCARYDELENISLQSPSLRKLWIKSQVFAIKGDNKNFEKSIMKFCKEAKNDEISNYFFVKPKLVDNEVKNALRQGDYNVVFSNLTINNNDFFNRIDAHAMQLGQPDRSHLGKLNLQTVALGKNNYIASAAPKNDRQVEAYFDALEAGDTSIIVDLKGDFETKMQRFSLLPEKEGEKKIFGETTVKLIKNRTYDVVGAWENVASINRIRIEVTRPDGSTKEYRIFRLNNWEENSPPDLVALRTLDKNVRDVMGKKYGSNVAVQCADGYTRTATFLMYHHLQNEPKARPLGTYLEYRRLRPTIPPLSSSATERQTQRQQILAKQQLASLCAAQFEEMNSLRRNAPPLSHPNATIESPQNLMNSTLYNTHHAALIIKYIKHNPGIHDSLVKLHSPNNTEVTAEFLYKKFLSAKLNTFLDGLPENTKHELQIKFKHLKEDDLNILFFFLYKGLTAKDIIQRVSPQSFINLLTSESKDQLFSYFHEFNNTSIHPIEAFMQNTKVESRYQSPIHTLLQSTDAILQKGDLTRKEGEVLQQLKQHYLMQFRGEMHQNMENDELNFYDAIASKYEIFNEDLDHLSVLALPSEVIQYVHPDFFKEHGVRLLEDLTEAQIKALNQEQITALLVAAAGGKTFHYLKKLPYEIFIKELDHLSVLAPPSEALNYVHADFFKEYGDRLLEDLTEAQIKALNQEHITALLVAAKGGEKTFHYIKKLPLEVVKRLTPNLVSIELFKEMNPSQLLAYYQGNPITDYKDPLAHAALVHLQGLKPQNELDKIACRDAIKLITNSISDLETNEIQSILSQLSAITTVVERTLNLVKDTDKERIRNPLINVFHDKLTLLEEKINSLDWMVKVITSRDINDAKKILEKVFFLRKDYQENADLKIISTILTKILSKTDEIWEFIDYDQWEYIERPNDTETK